CGCCCACGCGTCCAAGATGCCAATGCCGTAGGGCTCCGCGAGGTGGAGCATCCGAAACGGAAGGTAAGCCATCAGCAGGTACCCGGCCCACATGCCGACCGTCGACACGACAATGGCCCCGCGGCGGGGGGAGGACACCAGGGTGGCCATCCCTTCCTGGAACGACACCGCGGCGGGCTTGAGGGTGGTCGTCCAGATGCGCCCAAGCCACGAGTCTTCGCGCCGGAGGAGCCGGCGGGTGCCCCCCACGGCGAGCACGAGCACGAGGAGCAGGCCGACTACGCCCCCGGCGAGCCAGTCCAGGGAGATGGACTGGAGGCGGGTCCATGCAGGGGCCACGAATTGCTCGCGCAGCACGTCGAGACGATTGAAGAGCAGCCCGACGGCACTCAGAAGGGCCGCGCCCAGCACGGCCGTGTCGAAGATGCGCTCGGAGACGACGGTCCCGAAGATGCTGCTAAACCGGTGGCGGGTGCGGGCCGAGAGGTTTGCGGTCCGCGCCACCTCGCCCATCCGAGGGGCCACGTAGTTCACCATGTAGCCGATCATGACGGAGGAGAAGGAGGCCTCCAGCATGCGCGAGGACGAAGGCGCATCCTCCGCCTGCTCTTCGGGGCCGGGCAGCGCCTCAACCAGGATCTGCCACCGCCAGGCCCGAAACAGGTTGCTGCCCAGGACGAGCACGACGAGGGGGAGCAGCCACCGGTAGTCGGCCTCGCGGAAGGCCGTCCAGATGTTGTCCATGTCCACGCCGTACACGGCGAGGGCCAGGAGGCCGCCCGCCAGGACGAAGCTTCCGATTTGAAACCACCGCCGTCGACTCAGCACGCGTCGTGGGGTCTGTTCCAGAGCTATTCAATCCCCCCAGGGCCCTTGTGGGTCAGTCGGTGGGCCGGAGGTCCACCACCTCCACGTCCTCGGGGGGCGAGAACGAAAAGGGATCCCCGCTAATTGGCGGGTCGATCCGGATGTCGCGCAGGCGAAGGTCCAAAATCGACCCGTTGCGGTCGACCGCCCGGAGGCGCGTGACGACGCGGTCGGGGCGCCGGACCCACAGCGTCGCCTCTTCAAACCGGGCCGATGAATTCGCCGCGGCCAGGGACAGCACCTCGTGGGCCGTTCCGGCCCGGGTAGCGGAGCGGGCGGACGTACGATCATATTTCTCTGCCGCGGTCGTGAGGAAGGCCTGCGGGGTCAGGGTGGACGCCTCCGCGTCGGCCGTATTCACCACAACCTGACTGTCGGCGGGGGAGTAGATCCACGTCGTCGCGCCGTCCGTCACGACCGTCTGGGCGGGCGTCTCGACCCGATACCGGTTCCCGGCAAGAAGCACCGTCCCGTCAATCCGGGTGGAGTCGTCCGCAAACTCGGAGGCGGTCACCTGCGTGAAGGCGGCCCGGAGCCCCGCCAAGGCATCGTAGCGCGACTGGAGGGCTTGCAGGGTCGGACCGCTGTCCTGGGCGCCCGCCGGAAGGGCGACTGCGCACAACAGGACACCGAGCAGCAGGAGGCGTCGTGACATCGGTGGCGAAGGAGACGAGAAAACAGTACGCTGGGCCAACGTAACGAGCGGCCGCGCCAATTATCGTGTGTGCGTCGCCCGATCACGAAAAATTGATGGCCGAGAGGGGGCTATCCGTTGAGTGAGTAAACGGCCTGCGCGTCGTGGGCGGCTCCGTTGGGGGCGAGGGTGCTCTCGTAGAGTACAAACTGGTCGGCCCGGAAGGCAGGAAACGAGTGGGCGTTGAGGGTCCGGAGAAATGCGTGCACCGTCTCCGAGGCCGTATCGTCCACCCGGGCGAGCGTGATGTGAGGGGTGTAGTCCCGGTCCTCCAGAGACAGGCCTTCCCGTTCGAGGGCGCCGCTTACAGCCTCGTAGAGGGCCACGAGGGACGCGGTGCGTTCCAGTCCAAGGACCAGAACGCGGGGGGAGCGCCGAGACGGCAATACATCCAGTCCGTAGGGCTTGCAGCGGGCGGGTGGAGCGGTCATGTCTGCGAGGGCCTGCTCGTAGCGCGCCGTCTGCTCGGCGTTGGCGTCGCCAATAAATCGGAGCGTCACATGAAACTGGTCCGGATCGGTCCATCGAGCGTCAAGCGCGGACGGCGCCTGCAGGGCGGCCACCTCGTCTTGAAATCCGTCGGGGAGATCAATCGCCGTAAAGAGTCGCATGCGAGGTGAGTTTGGGCGAACGAAAATG
This is a stretch of genomic DNA from Salinibacter grassmerensis. It encodes these proteins:
- the thpR gene encoding RNA 2',3'-cyclic phosphodiesterase, which gives rise to MRLFTAIDLPDGFQDEVAALQAPSALDARWTDPDQFHVTLRFIGDANAEQTARYEQALADMTAPPARCKPYGLDVLPSRRSPRVLVLGLERTASLVALYEAVSGALEREGLSLEDRDYTPHITLARVDDTASETVHAFLRTLNAHSFPAFRADQFVLYESTLAPNGAAHDAQAVYSLNG
- a CDS encoding lysylphosphatidylglycerol synthase transmembrane domain-containing protein gives rise to the protein MLSRRRWFQIGSFVLAGGLLALAVYGVDMDNIWTAFREADYRWLLPLVVLVLGSNLFRAWRWQILVEALPGPEEQAEDAPSSSRMLEASFSSVMIGYMVNYVAPRMGEVARTANLSARTRHRFSSIFGTVVSERIFDTAVLGAALLSAVGLLFNRLDVLREQFVAPAWTRLQSISLDWLAGGVVGLLLVLVLAVGGTRRLLRREDSWLGRIWTTTLKPAAVSFQEGMATLVSSPRRGAIVVSTVGMWAGYLLMAYLPFRMLHLAEPYGIGILDAWA
- a CDS encoding LolA family protein; this encodes MSRRLLLLGVLLCAVALPAGAQDSGPTLQALQSRYDALAGLRAAFTQVTASEFADDSTRIDGTVLLAGNRYRVETPAQTVVTDGATTWIYSPADSQVVVNTADAEASTLTPQAFLTTAAEKYDRTSARSATRAGTAHEVLSLAAANSSARFEEATLWVRRPDRVVTRLRAVDRNGSILDLRLRDIRIDPPISGDPFSFSPPEDVEVVDLRPTD